A genome region from Macrobrachium rosenbergii isolate ZJJX-2024 chromosome 42, ASM4041242v1, whole genome shotgun sequence includes the following:
- the LOC136827917 gene encoding rhodopsin-like, with protein MFVVSLAFSDFIMMSFLFPPTLVNCYYQMWAFSGFFCEIYAAVGSVCGCASIWSMVFITLDRYNVIVKGIAAKPLTTNDAFMRILFAWTQTIIWCALPLFGINRYVPEGNMTACGTDYHSDDLTGHLYLYFYALDCHVLPIFIIIYCYTFILKAVATHKKQMREQAKKMGVKSLRNDPEARKTYNDCRLAKVALMTVSLWFMAWTPYFVINMVGMNHKPFITPLFTIWGSVFAKANAVYNPIVYAISHPKYRAAMEKKLPCLSCQTERDDDSAVSENASTTEPNEKC; from the coding sequence ATGTTTGTTGTAAGTCTGGCCTTCTCAGATTTCATCATGATGTCATTCTTGTTCCCCCCAACTTTGGTGAACTGTTACTATCAGATGTGGGCCTTCAGCGGTTTCTTCTGCGAAATCTACGCTGCCGTAGGTTCTGTCTGTGGATGCGCTTCTATTTGGTCCATGGTTTTCATTACTCTCGATCGTTACAACGTCATTGTGAAGGGTATTGCAGCAAAGCCTTTAACAACTAATGATGCTTTTATGAGAATTTTGTTTGCTTGGACTCAAACTATCATTTGGTGCGCTCTTCCATTGTTTGGAATCAACAGATATGTCCCTGAAGGCAACATGACTGCCTGTGGTACTGACTACCACAGTGATGATCTGACAGGCCACCTTTACCTGTATTTCTATGCTCTTGATTGCCATGTCCTTCCgatcttcatcatcatttattgttACACATTCATCTTGAAGGCTGTTGCTACTCACAAGAAACAGATGCGTGAACAGGCCAAGAAGATGGGAGTCAAGTCCCTGAGAAATGACCCAGAAGCCAGGAAGACATATAATGATTGCCGCCTTGCTAAAGTTGCTCTCATGACTGTTTCACTGTGGTTCATGGCATGGACTCCTTACTTTGTCATCAATATGGTAGGCATGAATCACAAGCCTTTCATCACCCCTCTCTTCACCATCTGGGGTTCCGTTTTCGCCAAGGCCAATGCTGTGTACAACCCCATCGTTTATGCCATCAGTCATCCCAAGTACCGAGCTGCTATGGAGAAGAAACTGCCATGCCTTTCTTGCCAGACTGAGAGGGATGATGACTCAGCTGTGTCTGAGAATGCATCAACCACTGAACCCAATGAGAAGTGCTAA
- the LOC136827918 gene encoding rhodopsin-like — MGYWEDPSNMGGSDLLPSTNPYGNYTVVDRVPRELLSYIHEHWYQYPPMNPLWYSLVGFWMFVMGMLSVCGNFVVIWVFMNTKSLRTPSNMFVVSLAFSDFIMMSFMFPPTLVNCYYQMWAFSGFFCEIYAAVGSVCGCASIWSMVFITLDRYNVIVKGIAAKPLTTNGALMRILFAWTQTIIWCALPLFGINRYVPEGNMTACGTDYLSDDLTGHLYLYFYALDCYVLPLFIIIYCYTFILKAVATHEKQMREQAKKMGVKSLRNDPEARKTSNECRLAKVALMTVSLWFMAWTPYFVINMVGMNHKPFITPLFTIWGSVFAKANAVYNPIVYAISHPKYRAAMEKKLPCLSCQTERDDDSAVSENASTTEPNEKC, encoded by the coding sequence ATGGGTTACTGGGAAGATCCTTCTAACATGGGTGGCAGTGACCTCCTGCCCTCTACGAACCCATACGGTAACTACACTGTTGTCGACAGGGTTCCCCGAGAGCTTCTAAGTTACATCCACGAACACTGGTACCAGTACCCTCCCATGAACCCACTTTGGTATAGCTTAGTTGGTTTCTGGATGTTTGTAATGGGGATGCTTTCTGTTTGTGGTAACTTTGTTGTCATCTGGGTCTTCATGAACACCAAGTCTCTCAGGACTCCATCAAATATGTTTGTTGTAAGTCTGGCCTTCTCAGATTTCATCATGATGTCATTCATGTTCCCCCCAACTTTGGTGAACTGTTACTATCAGATGTGGGCCTTCAGCGGTTTCTTCTGCGAAATCTACGCTGCCGTAGGTTCTGTCTGTGGATGCGCTTCTATTTGGTCCATGGTTTTCATTACTCTCGATCGTTACAACGTCATTGTGAAGGGTATTGCAGCAAAGCCTTTAACAACTAATGGTGCTTTGATGAGAATTTTGTTTGCTTGGACTCAAACTATCATTTGGTGCGCTCTTCCATTGTTTGGAATCAACAGATATGTCCCTGAAGGCAACATGACTGCCTGTGGTACTGACTACCTCAGTGATGATCTGACGGGCCACCTTTACCTGTATTTCTATGCTCTTGATTGCTATGTCCTTccacttttcatcatcatttattgttACACATTCATCTTGAAGGCTGTTGCTACTCACGAGAAACAGATGCGTGAACAGGCCAAGAAGATGGGAGTCAAGTCCCTGAGAAATGACCCAGAAGCCAGAAAGACATCTAATGAATGCCGCCTTGCTAAAGTTGCTCTCATGACTGTTTCACTGTGGTTCATGGCATGGACTCCTTACTTTGTCATCAATATGGTAGGCATGAATCACAAGCCTTTCATCACCCCTCTCTTCACCATCTGGGGTTCCGTTTTCGCCAAGGCCAATGCTGTGTACAACCCCATCGTTTATGCCATCAGTCATCCCAAGTACCGAGCTGCTATGGAGAAGAAACTGCCATGCCTTTCTTGCCAGACTGAGAGGGATGATGACTCAGCTGTGTCTGAGAATGCATCAACCACTGAACCCAATGAGAAGTGCTAA